The genomic segment AGTGATCACCGTTGGCGAGCGTACCCGCGTGCGGGCGGCCTGAGGACGGCAACACCCCCCGCGACCGGATACCCTTTGTCCTGACGCACGACGATCCCCACAACAGCAGACGCGGCCGAGGAGTCACCCGGATGAGCACCAACCAGAGCGAGAGGCTGCGCGGGCTGCTCGAACCGCTCGTCGCCTCTGTACAGCTCGACCTCGAGGAGATCGAGGTGTCCCGGGCCGGCCGCCGCCGTGTGCTGCGGATCGTCGTCGATTCGGACGACGGCGTCGAACTCGACACCTGCGCGGAGCTCAGCCGCTCCCTCTCCGAGAAGCTCGACGAGACCGACGCGATGGGCGAGGACGAGTACGTCCTGGAAGTGAGCTCGCCGGGCGCCGACCGCCCGTTGACCGAGCACCGCCACTACGTCCGCGCCACCGGCCGGCTGGTCAAGTTCAAGCTGACCGCCGAGGCGGGCGCCGACGAGCTGATCGCCCGTGTGCTGGAGGTCGACGACGAGGGCCTCGACCTGGAGGTCCCGGGGGTCAAGGGCCGCAAGCCCACCTCGCGCCGGATCGCCTTCGCCGAGATCGACAAGGCGCGCGTGGAGATCGAATTCAACCGCAAGGACAAGAAGGAAGAGGAGGCGTAGCCGTGGACATCGATGTGAAGCTTCTGAGGGGCTTGGCGCAGGACAAGGGAATCCCGTTCGACGTGCTCGTCGGGGCGATCGAGTCGGCCCTCCTCATCGCGTACCACCGCACGGACGGCAGCTTCCGCCGGGCGCGCGTGGAGCTGGACCGCAACGGCCACGTCACCGTCTGGGCGACGGAGGACCCGGCCGACCTGGAAGAAGGCCAGGAGGCCAAGGAGTTCGACGACACCCCGTCCGGCTTCGGCCGCATCGCGGCGACCACCGCCAAGCAGGTCATCCTGCAGCGGCTGCGCGACGCCGAGGACGACCGGACCTTCGGCGAGTACGCCGGACACGAGGGTGACGTCGTCACCGGCGTGGTCCAGCAGGGCAAGGACCCGCGCAACGTCCTCGTCGACATCGGCAAGCTCGAAGCGATCCTGCCGGTGCAGGAGCAGGTGCCGGGCGAGGAGTACACCCACGGCCTGCGGCTGCGCACCTACGTCGTCCGGGTGGCCAAGGGTGTCCGCGGCCCGTCCGTGACGCTGTCGCGCACCCACCCCAACCTCGTGAAGAAGCTCTTCGCGCTGGAGGTCCCGGAGATCGCCGACGGTTCCGTCGAGATCTGCGCCATCGCCCGCGAGGCCGGCCACCGCTCCAAGATCGCGGTCCGCTCCACCCGTTCCGGACTCAACCCGAAGGGCGCCTGCATCGGCCCGATGGGCGGCCGTGTCCGCAACGTCATGGCCGAGCTGCACGGCGAGAAGATCGACATCGTGGACTGGTCCGACGACC from the Streptomyces sp. NBC_01335 genome contains:
- the nusA gene encoding transcription termination factor NusA; translation: MDIDVKLLRGLAQDKGIPFDVLVGAIESALLIAYHRTDGSFRRARVELDRNGHVTVWATEDPADLEEGQEAKEFDDTPSGFGRIAATTAKQVILQRLRDAEDDRTFGEYAGHEGDVVTGVVQQGKDPRNVLVDIGKLEAILPVQEQVPGEEYTHGLRLRTYVVRVAKGVRGPSVTLSRTHPNLVKKLFALEVPEIADGSVEICAIAREAGHRSKIAVRSTRSGLNPKGACIGPMGGRVRNVMAELHGEKIDIVDWSDDPAEMVANALSPARVSKVEIVDLGARSARVTVPDYQLSLAIGKEGQNARLAARLTGWRIDIRPDTETDEERDVADRERAERARERSERG
- the rimP gene encoding ribosome maturation factor RimP → MSTNQSERLRGLLEPLVASVQLDLEEIEVSRAGRRRVLRIVVDSDDGVELDTCAELSRSLSEKLDETDAMGEDEYVLEVSSPGADRPLTEHRHYVRATGRLVKFKLTAEAGADELIARVLEVDDEGLDLEVPGVKGRKPTSRRIAFAEIDKARVEIEFNRKDKKEEEA